DNA from Drosophila suzukii chromosome 2R, CBGP_Dsuzu_IsoJpt1.0, whole genome shotgun sequence:
AGTCTCAGCCTCAACTTCCACAATATCCTGAGTGTAGCCAAACAATCTCTTGAGCATGTTGTAGATTATCATTTGTCGCGTCACTTCCGCTTCGTACTTCATATAATCCTTGAGACGATTCTGCTTATAGAGCTGGTCCAGCAGATCGAACAGCTCCATTTCTAAGGCTCTTAGTGGAGCTTCTAATTCCGGAGTATGGGTACCAGCAAACAATGCCTGCATGTAGATCGCGGAAATCTTCTCCAGGGCGGCATCCAAAGTATTTAATATGGAATCCTCGGGATCGTGTATGAGCTTCACAGGGCCCGTGAGTTTTGGAGAAGCTCGGTATTTATGAAGACCATCTTCAGGATCGTCGGCCAACGTAATTAACGGCAGGATTGCCCAAATTAGAACAACGAGCAGCTTATTTCTTAGCATGGTAAACATTTCTTTTCGAATGAATTGTattaatgttttttatttattttaatgcacgcCTGAAGATCACTGCGCGCTCTCGTTTGCACTTAGTTTAGTTGCTCACACAGTGAATAATCGCCGTGGGCTTATATAGCATCGATTGGGAGCTTTCAATTGGGTAATCGGTTCAATCAATCTTTGCAAAAACATTGAACATAAGATGCAAGGCTTTTTCCGGTGCAGTCATATCACTATCAGTTTAATTGTTGCTTCCGATTTTCCAATGAAGTCAAGTACTTCATCAATGCgatttgaaatgcatttaaaaaaCTAGCAAGCTCCACCAAGTTTATAAACTTATGTCCCAAAAACCCTTCAACAAAATAATCTATTGATTGCTTGTTTCGTAGCATTTGTCTTTTATTATCATTATTTTCACTCATTTTCCAATCATCAAATCTTTAAttaactaaaaactaaaattacaATCGTTATAATGAACTACTAAAATAGAAACGTGAAAGACTTAACGATAAACGCTATACAATGAAATCTACATAACTTAAATAGAAACTCTTTTAATTGATTAAATAATTGAGAAGTAAAAGAAACATTAAAGGTCATAATTAGTTAATGAACTACATAATAGTCGTATAAAAATGCTTAAATGAGAATTAcacaaaaaatatacaaaatcaCAGCTGAACTTAAAATGAAGAAAGCGAAACGTGGATACATAAAAACATATAGAAGTCGTTGAAACTTAATGGGGTTCTAAAGCATTTGAGTTGGTGATCTTTGAAAAAAATTGCgatgaaataaattaacaatgGATAAACGTAACATAGAAGTGGGTTATACTGATGATCTACCAGGGCCTCCAGGCGGAGCTGGACTTTTCGATGGCGCCGGCGAGGAATTTCTTAGAGGAGGGCTCATCCAGGGAGCAGTCACTGGACTCGGCCTCCGCATCCCTGTCCCGCTTGGCGATTCCGCTGGTGGAGCTCACTTGCTGTTGCTGCAAGTGGGCCAGCGATCGCGAGCATCCGCTGCTGTCGTGGCTTCCGGCACTCAGGTTGAGGGATCCGCTGGTGTTGAAGGAGGTCTCGGCGCTGGTCGGCGGCGGAGTGGAGAAGACCCCGGCGAAGCTGTGCTTGCTGATCACGTCCACGGTGGGCGAGGCAGCCCGCGACTCCTCGCCGTGGCTGGAGATGGAGGAGATGGGACTCAGCGGCGGACTGCTCGTGCTGTTCTTAGCCGGCAGCTGCGTTTGCACGGGCAGTGGGTGGACGAGACTTCCCTGAAGATTGGCCGGAGCAGCATTGCTGGCTGGCTTGCTGAAGGCGCTCATCCGGAAGCTCTGTGTGTAGTCACTCAGATGCGTGGGATTGGCAATGCTGGCCAAGGCGGCGCTGGCTGTTCCAGCTGCCACTCCAGCCGCAGATCCTGGCCAGGCGAAGGGTCCGGGAGGCGGAGCCGTGGACCCGGTGTTTGGCATAATCAGGGCGAACTCCCCCGAGGGCAGGCGGGAGGGAATGAGCTGAAGTCCGCCCATTTGAATGGCCGGAGCAGACGACTCCGAGCGGCTGTTGTTGTTCAAGTCCTGCGGCAGCGAGGGGAACAGGGGAGTGGGAGCAGCCGTGGCCGGCGTTGAGGGAAACAAACCTCCACGGTAGCCATTGCTGAAGTTGCTCATCGAACCAATCTGCTCCAAACTGTTGGCGCAGTTGTTCAGATGGGCGCTGAGTCGCTGACGCACTCCCGTGTCGATGCCGTCCATTTGGCTAACGTAGCGGTTAACCTCCTCAGCGCACTCCACAAAGCCCGTCTTGAACTTCTGGACCACGCCGGGATCGGATTGGATGGCCATGTTCAGCTGCTGGCGCTGCACCGACTGCAGATGCTTCACCGTCATCTCAAGTATGTCGGCCTTCTCCAGTTTGGTATGACGAGCCGGCTAAAAGTAGAGAAAAAGAAGGAACCAAAGTCAGATAATGATGAAATGAAGATGGAGTAGGAGATGGTCGGGCTAATTGTTTGGGGCCCTACAACAAGTTCAACGGCTTGGGAAAAAGCAAAGTTAAGGAGCACGTTTCGTGCCTCATATGTCCAACTATTCGCGTGTAATCTGCAGTCCACTTCAGCCGAGTCCACTCTGTAAATATCACACGACCAAGGTGAGATTCAGCAACTACAGCGAGAAGAACGATCTTCGTACTGTGCACTGAGGGAAAAGGGTTCTAAAGCATATCATTGAATTCTTATTGATCCTTATTATTGAAGTAGTTttgaaagaaaatatatatataaagcgATTGCAGACTTTGTAGAAAGTTGTTTAGGTTGGAATACTCTCTGggcaaaaaatatttcccaCAGAAGAAACcacattttaaattcagaaCTTTGTTCTTGATCTTTCAGATCTTTTTTCGTCCAGTGCGATCTTCGTCATTCTTCGCTCCCCGTTTCTCCGTCTCTTTCTCGCCTTCTGGGACTGCATATTTTAGCAAAAGGTTCCCACGCAGGTCGCTCGCCAGTCCCCGCCCCCTCACCCTTCGAGCCTCACCCTCCCCCGCTCTCCTGTCTGAACCttttgtttacttttgctTTTTTCCCTCAATGTCTTTCTTATTTGATTTTTGGTCCGGCTCTCCTGCAGAATTCTGCGGCGGCAAATTTTACTTGATTTCTGCTTTGTAGTTTTCTCACAGCAGGATCACTCCTTGGAAACCTGGTTTCGTTCGCATCTCCACCGATTTCTGCGTAATTCCTCGACTTGTTAACACTTTTTGGTCTCTTGACTGACTCCTCGTCGGCGCTCTCGTGTAATGATCatcaataaaatttaatactCAATTAGAGCCCTcggtttttgtgtttttttgcCGTTCGAGTGTCGTAGGAGTTGGTTTTTTATATAGTTTTTTGTCCTTTTGTACTTTTGCCGCCCTCGGACACTTGTGTCTCAAGGTCTGACATAATTTATAAGGAAAGTGAACTGATATGGATCGGGGGCCTAGTTTCTAAATCGCGGGCGGCAACTCCTCTTCTTCTCTGACTCATGGAGAGGATACTTACGTCTTTTTTCATGGCCTCCAGGATAAGGGACTTCAGTTCGTTGAGGCAGTGATTAATGCGAGCCCGACGACGTTTCTCCATAATCGGTTTGTTTGTctaaaaaagaaagaaagggAAAAGCAATTAGTTAATGTTCGAAATTTGAAAGGAATTTATTGGAAGTTTAATGAAATGTTTGTAcaacattaaattttaagttttgtttgtcctgatttttgtatacaaaataTATGGTATTGTAATGCAGTTATGTAATTTGATACTTTTTCTAGCCCCAGATAAATAATCCCCAGATAAGGATTTTTTACAAATatctttttggttttaattaGTTTAAAATGTTGCGAGGATACACCGCAAGGGTTTAAATGACAATATAATGACATGGAACAGTCATTTTGAAATATTCAAAAAGGTTTTTTACTAACTTACTTACTAACTTTACTAACTTACCCAACTCACCTTTCTCAATTCCGCCTTTGATAATCCATTCGGATTGGACGTGCGTCCATTATTGCCATAGCTGTCGCTATAGCCATTGGAGCAGTCGAAATCGTCGTCCGAATTAATATCGTTTTTGTAATCCATTGTGCAACGATTTTAATTGGTATATCCAAGTAAGAAGTAATCCAAGATATGTCAGCTTCGGTTTGGTTTTTTTCACAACACAATAACTTTGGTTCAAGTACGAAAATAGTTATAACAGTTATTGCACGTACTTTTTAGTAATGTCCGAACAACAAAAACTTAACAAGCGGTACGCGTTTAAGATCGTTTTAGTATGATATCGTATTTCAGTTTTTCATTCGAGGGAGAGCGGCAGACGACCGCGCTCACGGGATGCCAAAAGGATACTGATCCTCGAAGTCGACGAGCACTGACTAAAAACGAATCGAGGCGAAGGCGAAACGAGTCCCCGAGTGAAACCAAGACGCTCGTTTACCTGGCGACGCGGGCAGAGGCAGCGGCAGAGGCAGGTAGACAGCTCAACGATCGCCGTCCCCAGACTGAGAACTTAcaccgcagcagcagaagAATTCCACTCAAACGTAGAGTGAGTGAGTGTAAACTATCACACAGAACCACCCCAATGAGCTGGGCACTTTGGATTGGGATGAGTGAGCTATGTTATTCCGATGCAGGCAGAGTTGTCGAGCCGAAGAATTGCGGAATCCGTTGGGATTACTGAAAATAGGAGCTTAACTTAAGTAAACGAACTTAAGCCCGACCTTGATCTAGAAATAACACAACATTCGGTCAAGTCATTAGTCGCATGTTGAGAACCAACTCCTTATTTAAGGTGATTTCATTTCTTGATCAACATTTCTTAGAGTTTTACCAGGTATAGAACCTATTTATACGGGTCATTAGTTTTATCTAAGTTTTTGAAAACATCCGCGCCATTTAATGAAATGATTTCAAAAGTAAAAACCTTTATAAAAGATTCATTTTCTAAGATCATTTTTCAGTCAATTCTGATCAATATCGGAGAAAATTATTAttctattcaaaaatatttagaatatTGCTAAAAATTTAAGATCTCTTACGACAAAAGCCATTGTTTCTGGAAAACAAAAAGTATCAACTGATATGTATAATAAATTGTAATATCAATAAGTAGGATTTTTCGCGACAGATGTTGGTACATACGTCCTCTAGAAGTCCGGCTGTGTTTTGGGCGTCTGATGGCAGTTTTAGTCGCACATATTTCACCCTGGCCAAGGGCAAACTTGATCAATGCCCGTCCAATGATTTGCAATTCATTAAGGAAAACTCCTTGCAATTGTTTGGCGCAGCTGTCGCAACCCCCGTGACAACCCAACCCCCTTGCAAGGCGAAATGCTCAGATTCAGATTCCTTATTTTTGCCTGGCCTGCCTCATCAGGAGCGTCTTAAGGGGGTTGCTTGGGATTGGGACCGGGATTGCGACTTACGATAGATCGGAAGATCAGAATCAGACCTGGATCTGTCTGGGGTCTCGGATTCAGGGTCGGGGGCAATCATTACGGAGCTTACCTGACTGGGCCAGTTTTTATAGCCGATCCCCGGCAGATTTTCCTTTTTCAGGCAAATTTATTACTTTACGATGTTGGCAGGATTAAGACCAAAGGAGTTGTCAATAACCATGGTCGCGGGCCATACGCCAGCTGACAGCTGACATACCCATCTACCTATATCTCGATCCCGATTTGGGGAGTTTTGGGTGGAATCGTAAACGTATTGCGCCGCCTGGCAACTCTGGTTGTGCAAAGTGATCCCTCGCGGCTTGAGCGTAAATCCCGTGTTGAGCAATAATCTGTGGTGATCATCCATCATCCACAAGCTCTGCAGCACTGATCATGTCAGCTTTTGTAAATTGAATAAATGCTAGTGCCGTGGCTGTTGAACTAAACCAACTAAACCATGGGGTTCGGTCGAATTGTGGACTGATGAGCATATCACCATGCTTAATAACGATCACTTTGGCTCCTTGAATGCCGCAAATTTGGCCAACATTTTCCCACGAAAACCCCAAATAAACACGATGAGCTGGCAGAAAGTAAAAGAGACTGAGCCAGAGCTGAAGAAACCTCAGAACCATCCGACATATGTGGATCAATCGTCTGGCGAAACGTGCAGAGTCTGCTGCTCGCTTCTGCAGAAACTGAGAATTGAAATTCTATAACGAAGAAACcaggcagaaatcaaagttCAATATCAGCCCCAAACACCGGTGCTGTGGCTTCTCTTCCTTTTCTCTTTCTTCCCAGCCAAGGGATCAAGGTAAACGCCATTTAGTGTGGCACGATCGCTGCCGATCGGTAGCCCGgcttgtatctgtatcttccAGTCCTCCTTTTTGGGGCTTCCCGGGCACCGATCCTCGGTGCGTTGTTCCCAACGCACGATTTACACATTAAAAcactttaatttttattgtaCAGCCGGTCGGTTGGGAGCTTCGATCTGTCGACCAGTGACGATCTACTTCCCtcttttttaatcaattctgAGGGGACCGGGGGACGAGGCCGGAGACGGAGACCTTTCTCAACCTCAAATTAGTGACTTTGGGAGTATGTATTTTTAGCTGTGGGAACTGCAGTTATTACTTGGGGTGTGCTGGCTGCAACGCCCCCGCACCTCTCCCATATATCTGCTCAAACGTGCACCAAAAATAATGAGCATGAAAAATATGAAACGGTAGCAAATGTGTGAACTGATCCAAACGGAACTAAACCCAAGTGGATTTAGTTGGGGGAATGGGGGAAGGAATAGAACTCCTCCTTCGAGCAAGATATATGTTGATTTAAATGAATTCCTTGTTGATTTTTATGGCGCTTAGCCGCGAGGGGAAAACCTGAGTGAAGTGTGCGGTCTGCGGGGCATTAGAAGTCGTGACGGGCCGCCCAACTATTTGATTGTTTTTTCCTGTGggatattttatttttatgaatttgaTAAATGGCCAGCCAGGAGTCGGGCTAATAACTGGAAAGTTCTTTCTGACAGACTCCAAAAAGGGGGAACTATTTTCCACCCAAAAAAGAGATGAAGGCTGCTATAAGTTATGAGTTCTCAAGAAAGGGGAATTGTCACACTTTTGGTGGTTGAAGCTTGCCTTTTTTATGGCTTTTGGTAATATTTGGTTATGCAGTCAAACATCCACGAATCGAACTTCCCTATGGTGAACCATATATGAGACaaaattgatttatatttaaacaaaagttCAAAATACGCCATTGATGATTGAATGTTTTTTATAACTCGGGCTTTTGTAAAACATTTTGATCAATCCTGCATGGAAATATAATATTTGATAAGTAATAATATTTGCGAGTATCTGTTTACTTAATTATTCTGGTAAATGTCAGTATTTCATGGTCCACTCAATTCTTTTAACTGTTTGATCAGCTCCtcatataaaaagtataatatACAcatctattttatttttatagaacTACTTTATGTTAGAAATTCgattattttatttagttaCCATTAAAAAACGAAACACTTATGGCGCGTAGAGTATAAGATATATTGGCCAAAAACTGTCAATTCAAGATCATTGATCCCATTGATTGGTGACCCATGCCAGCCGATCTAACGGTCACTTGGAAGATCAGCTGCTCCTAAGCCAACATTTGCACTAAACTGTCTCTCGCTCTCGTGCCAAAGATTGCCTCAGCTGCCGACCCCATCCACTCTCCATCCTCCCGGCTGCATCCCCCGTCACTTCTTTGGGCTATGACAACAATGGATTATGGCCCGGACAATGGTCGGCGCTAAGAAAAACTGACTTTCCAGGGGACGACGGGGTTTTCCTTCGGCTTCTAGCGGGCCGTAATTGCTGGCAAACATCTTACATAATATCGAAGGAGATGCGTCTCGGAATGGATTTCGTATGGAGTGTGCCTGATGCGAGACAGCTGCTGCGGATCACAAAATCTATGAGGAAGGGTTGCGGGGAGATTAAGTGGGATTTGTTTATTGTAAAGATTTGCGGTTGCAGCTTCGGTGGCACTTTTTTAACCCAACCCTAACATCTGCCGTAGAAAACTTCTTGGTTTTTGACAGCCTAAgagaaaatacaatttttttcaataattaaaaatagcGCACTTAATTGTTCAATGTCAATAGCtgacatatgtatatatgatcataaaaatgtgaagtttaaactatttattttcaaaacaaCTGTTTTcctaaattatatatattttttttttaaatatgagAACTTATAAATATCTAAGTAAatgttaaacaaaaaatatatttaagttcGAGTTTAAGTGCCCGTTACTCAGTTAACCATTTCAGCGATGCTTACATTTTAATCTACTTTACATTTTACCATTTTACACTTTtcacttttattttcttgcCAGACACGGGCGTAGGGTCATTACTGATTAACTAGTAGTCcgatttaaacaattttaattgataggtattgacgagaccaatacattccagctaaaatttgtattctagcactAAAACTTTACGAGTCACagttttggcggtttgtgggcttggCACTCTGAAATAAAttgcgcaggaatctctagaatctgcatgcaaAATCCCAAATTTgttaatagtttccgaggtctcagcgttcatacggacagacagatagacggGCATATGCCATATGGCttgatcgactcggctaatgATCCTGATGAAGAATTGTACTTTACAGGgtcggaagcgcttccttctacctgttaagTTCTTTCCGACGATTCCAATACTATACCCTTTTAATGTAATAACATGTATCTATAAAAaacagaattaaaatcaattgaCAGTCAAATTAGTGGGAATAATACAGAACTTACCACAGGGAAGTTGACACTACAGAAATTCTCTTGAAATTCCCTTACGTTACCTTCCCATTTTCCCCCTGACGACAACAACTGTAAATCTTCCAATAAGTACAGTCATCCCCCAGGGTAAAAATCGAGCCACCGCGAGTCATATCAATTCATAAATGCATAATAATTCCGACAGAGGCTAGAATTAAAACAGGAGTCGCTGCGGAATAATGTGAGAAAAAAACTTTCTCACGATCACCTTGATGTCGCGCAGACGGCGTTTAGTCGAAATCCACGTGCAAAAGGGGGAAGTTGGTTCGATCGGGAGGAAGCAAGGAAGGAAACCACCACCAAAGCAGGCGGAATAGGACGTAGGACGCAGGACCCTCTGATGGTGGTGGTTAGTTCCTCCCCCTCCCCTCCTCCTCCTTCACAGGCGATCGCCAGAAGTGCATGAGAATTTAAATTACAAACAAACAGAGAGCGATCGCACAATCAACGGGCTTTGTCCGTATGCGTGTGTGCATCGGCATGCGATAAAGAGGAGGGGGAGGGGAAGGAGAG
Protein-coding regions in this window:
- the LOC108019567 gene encoding uncharacterized protein encodes the protein MFTMLRNKLLVVLIWAILPLITLADDPEDGLHKYRASPKLTGPVKLIHDPEDSILNTLDAALEKISAIYMQALFAGTHTPELEAPLRALEMELFDLLDQLYKQNRLKDYMKYEAEVTRQMIIYNMLKRLFGYTQDIVEVEAETI
- the dpn gene encoding protein deadpan isoform X2; the encoded protein is MDYKNDINSDDDFDCSNGYSDSYGNNGRTSNPNGLSKAELRKTNKPIMEKRRRARINHCLNELKSLILEAMKKDPARHTKLEKADILEMTVKHLQSVQRQQLNMAIQSDPGVVQKFKTGFVECAEEVNRYVSQMDGIDTGVRQRLSAHLNNCANSLEQIGSMSNFSNGYRGGLFPSTPATAAPTPLFPSLPQDLNNNSRSESSAPAIQMGGLQLIPSRLPSGEFALIMPNTGSTAPPPGPFAWPGSAAGVAAGTASAALASIANPTHLSDYTQSFRMSAFSKPASNAAPANLQGSLVHPLPVQTQLPAKNSTSSPPLSPISSISSHGEESRAASPTVDVISKHSFAGVFSTPPPTSAETSFNTSGSLNLSAGSHDSSGCSRSLAHLQQQQVSSTSGIAKRDRDAEAESSDCSLDEPSSKKFLAGAIEKSSSAWRPW
- the dpn gene encoding protein deadpan isoform X1, producing the protein MDYKNDINSDDDFDCSNGYSDSYGNNGRTSNPNGLSKAELRKVSWTNKPIMEKRRRARINHCLNELKSLILEAMKKDPARHTKLEKADILEMTVKHLQSVQRQQLNMAIQSDPGVVQKFKTGFVECAEEVNRYVSQMDGIDTGVRQRLSAHLNNCANSLEQIGSMSNFSNGYRGGLFPSTPATAAPTPLFPSLPQDLNNNSRSESSAPAIQMGGLQLIPSRLPSGEFALIMPNTGSTAPPPGPFAWPGSAAGVAAGTASAALASIANPTHLSDYTQSFRMSAFSKPASNAAPANLQGSLVHPLPVQTQLPAKNSTSSPPLSPISSISSHGEESRAASPTVDVISKHSFAGVFSTPPPTSAETSFNTSGSLNLSAGSHDSSGCSRSLAHLQQQQVSSTSGIAKRDRDAEAESSDCSLDEPSSKKFLAGAIEKSSSAWRPW